A part of Primulina eburnea isolate SZY01 chromosome 10, ASM2296580v1, whole genome shotgun sequence genomic DNA contains:
- the LOC140802962 gene encoding cytochrome P450 71A6-like: MASLSQLIVSLTLFAIFLVFVYKWRCNEASKPGKKLPPSPRKLPLIGNFHQIGALPHRSLQPLSRRYGPLILLHFGKVPVLVASSADAAREIMKNQDLIFSNRPKSSIPDKLLYGSTDVAFAPYGEYWRQIRSICVLHLLSNKRVQSFRRVREEETSLMIENIKRLGRSSSRVINLSKLLASLTNSVVCRAALGRKYAEGDKLRKLLKEFVQLMGSSCIGDYIPWLSWIDRVNGLHAKLDKVAIEFDEFLEGVVKEHRDQEFINEKIVVGEDFKELDFVDILLEFQRETKDNGHIEDNSIKAIILDMFAAGTDTTSTAIEWAVIELLRHPGSMKKLQDEVRAIGSTKGEITESDLGKMQFLKLVMKESLRLHAPIPLLVPRESTKDTKIMGYDIASGTQVIINSWAIGRDPSLWEHPEEFRPERFLDTNADYKGLDFELIPFGAGRRGCPGVTFATAVYELTLAKLVHNFDIALPNGENGENLDMSEVNGIAVHRKFPLMITASTPPAS, from the exons ATGGCTTCTCTTTCACAATTAATCGTCTCTCTCACTCTTTTCGCGATCTTCCTCGTCTTCGTCTACAAATGGCGATGCAACGAAGCTTCAAAACCCGGGAAAAAACTGCCACCATCTCCAAGAAAGCTTCCATTGATCGGCAACTTCCACCAGATCGGTGCACTCCCCCATCGCTCTCTCCAGCCTTTGTCCAGGCGCTACGGTCCCCTCATTCTGCTTCATTTCGGAAAAGTACCGGTGCTTGTCGCCTCCTCCGCCGACGCAGCTCGCGAGATAATGAAAAACCAAGACTTGATATTTTCAAACAGGCCCAAGTCTAGCATACCTGATAAGCTACTTTACGGGTCCACGGACGTGGCGTTTGCTCCTTATGGCGAGTACTGGAGGCAGATCAGAAGCATATGCGTGCTCCATCTTCTGAGTAACAAAAGAGTTCAGTCCTTTCGTCGTGTGAGGGAGGAGGAGACGTCGCTAATGATCGAGAACATCAAGCGACTGGGACGTTCATCATCTCGTGTCATAAACTTGAGTAAGCTGTTGGCATCCCTTACAAATAGCGTGGTTTGTAGGGCTGCCTTGGGGAGGAAGTATGCAGAAGGGGATAAGCTCAGAAAGTTATTGAAGGAGTTTGTGCAGCTAATGGGAAGTTCTTGTATTGGTGACTACATTCCATGGCTTTCTTGGATTGATCGCGTGAATGGTCTGCACGCAAAGTTGGATAAAGTGGCTATAGAGTTCGACGAATTCTTGGAGGGAGTGGTGAAAGAGCATAGGGATCAAGAATTTATAAATGAGAAGATAGTTGTTGGGGAGGATTTTAAGGAGTTGGATTTTGTGGATATATTGCTTGAATTTCAGAGGGAAACCAAAGATAATGGTCATATCGAGGACAATTCCATCAAAGCCATCATTTTG GACATGTTTGCTGCCGGAACCGATACAACAAGTACTGCCATAGAGTGGGCGGTGATAGAGCTTTTACGACATCCCGGAAGCATGAAAAAGCTACAAGATGAAGTCAGAGCCATAGGTTCAACAAAAGGTGAGATCACAGAAAGTGACTTAGGAAAAATGCAATTTCTAAAATTGGTGATGAAAGAGAGTCTAAGACTGCATGCTCCAATTCCATTACTAGTCCCCAGAGAGTCGACCAAAGACACCAAAATAATGGGATATGACATTGCATCTGGCACGCAAGTTATCATCAATTCTTGGGCGATAGGACGAGACCCATCGTTGTGGGAACATCCCGAAGAATTTCGTCCCGAGAGGTTCTTGGACACCAACGCCGACTACAAAGGGCTAGATTTCGAGTTGATACCATTTGGTGCTGGTCGAAGAGGGTGTCCTGGTGTTACATTTGCCACGGCGGTCTACGAACTTACGTTGGCGAAATTGGTGCATAACTTTGACATAGCATTGCCAAATGGAGAAAATGGGGAGAATTTAGATATGAGTGAAGTGAATGGAATCGCAGTCCACAGGAAATTTCCTCTCATGATAACAGCCAGTACTCCACCAGCTTCATAG